One region of Mycolicibacterium insubricum genomic DNA includes:
- a CDS encoding response regulator transcription factor has product MDNGGASPRLLVVDDDPDVLASLERGLRLSGFEVTTAVDGAEALRSATETRPDAIVLDINMPVLDGVSVVTALRAMDNDVPVCVLSARSSVDDRVAGLEAGADDYLVKPFVLAELVARVKALLRRRGATATFSSETIAVGPLEVDIPGRRARVNGVDVELTKREFDLLAVLAEHKTAVLSRSQLLELVWGYDFAADTNVVDVFIGYLRRKLEANGAPRLLHTVRGVGFVLRTQ; this is encoded by the coding sequence ATGGACAATGGTGGTGCCTCTCCCCGCTTGCTGGTGGTCGACGACGATCCCGACGTGCTCGCCTCGCTGGAGCGTGGCCTGCGGCTGTCCGGCTTCGAGGTGACCACCGCCGTCGACGGCGCCGAGGCGCTGCGCAGCGCCACCGAGACCCGCCCCGACGCCATCGTGCTGGACATCAACATGCCGGTGCTCGACGGCGTGTCCGTGGTGACGGCGCTGCGGGCGATGGACAACGACGTGCCGGTGTGCGTGCTGAGCGCCCGCAGCTCGGTCGACGACCGGGTGGCCGGACTGGAGGCCGGCGCCGACGACTACCTGGTCAAACCGTTCGTGCTGGCCGAGCTGGTGGCCCGGGTCAAGGCGCTGCTGCGCCGCCGCGGCGCCACCGCCACGTTCTCCTCCGAGACCATCGCCGTCGGCCCGCTGGAGGTCGACATCCCGGGCCGCCGGGCCCGGGTCAACGGCGTCGACGTCGAGCTGACCAAGCGCGAGTTCGACCTACTGGCCGTGCTGGCCGAGCACAAGACCGCGGTGCTGTCCCGCTCGCAGCTGCTGGAGCTGGTCTGGGGTTACGACTTCGCCGCCGACACCAACGTCGTCGACGTGTTCATCGGCTACCTGCGCCGCAAACTGGAGGCCAACGGCGCACCGCGGCTGCTGCACACGGTGCGCGGCGTCGGCTTCGTGCTGCGGACCCAATAG
- a CDS encoding HAD-IC family P-type ATPase, translated as MAFVTATGLSAAEVAERVADGRTNNVPTRAARGVAEIVKANVFTRINAILAVLLAIVLYTGSLINGLFGLLIVVNSGIGIVQELRAKRTLDRLAIVGQARPTVRRAEGTAALAPDQVVLDDIIEIGPGDQIVVDGEIIEANNLEIDESLLTGEADPIDKTIGAAVLSGSFAVAGTGAYRATKVGGDAYAAKLADEASKFTLVKSELRNGINQILRLVTYLLWPVGILTIYTQLFVNNPTFGPSLRHALYELITLAPQWPDALNTLRQLLTGEEFRESLLRMVGALVPMVPEGLVLMTSIAFAVGVIRLGRRQCLVNELPAIEGLARVDVVCADKTGTLTENAMRLHETVVLDDGHSRPETVLSAMAAADAYPNASMQAIAEAVPAAPGWTETASAPFKSATKWSGTSFGSDGNWVIGAPDVLADPGSPVAARAEEVGAQGYRVLLLGESDRSVDAPDAPGVVTPVALVVLDQKVRPDARETLEYFAEQDVTVKVISGDNAVSVGAVAGSLGLHGETLDARKLPEDSAALAEVLEEYTTFGRVRPDQKRAMVGALQSRGHTVAMTGDGVNDVLALKDADIGVAMGSGSPAARSVAQIVLLDNRFATLPYVVGEGRRVIGNIERVSTLFLTKTVYSVLLALLVGLVGVVAKLSSTAPLLFPFQPIHITIANWFTIGVPAFILSLAPNNERAHTGFVRRVLVAALPSGLVVGLATFGSYLVAYPGAHADDVAQEQASTAALITLLICAWWVLATVARPYQWWRVALVAACGLAYVVIFSLPFARELFLLDPSNLWLTLAGVGIGLCGAAALEALWWWQGRMLGETRRLWRQDRGRTMSGHSAPEHGA; from the coding sequence GTGGCGTTCGTGACCGCGACGGGCCTGAGTGCCGCCGAGGTCGCCGAGCGGGTCGCCGACGGCCGCACCAACAACGTGCCCACCCGCGCCGCCCGCGGCGTCGCCGAGATCGTGAAGGCTAACGTCTTCACCCGGATCAACGCCATCCTCGCGGTGCTGCTGGCGATCGTGCTGTACACGGGCTCGCTGATCAACGGGCTGTTCGGGCTGCTGATCGTCGTCAACAGCGGCATCGGCATCGTCCAGGAGCTGCGCGCCAAGCGCACCCTGGACCGACTGGCCATCGTCGGGCAGGCGCGCCCCACGGTGCGCCGCGCCGAGGGCACCGCGGCCCTGGCCCCCGACCAGGTGGTGCTCGACGACATCATCGAGATCGGGCCCGGCGACCAGATCGTCGTCGACGGCGAGATCATCGAGGCCAACAACCTGGAGATCGATGAGTCGCTGTTGACCGGTGAGGCCGATCCGATCGACAAGACCATCGGTGCCGCAGTGCTTTCCGGCAGTTTCGCGGTCGCCGGGACCGGTGCCTACCGGGCCACCAAGGTCGGCGGCGACGCCTACGCGGCCAAGCTGGCCGACGAGGCCAGCAAGTTCACCCTGGTGAAATCCGAACTGCGCAACGGCATCAACCAGATCCTGCGGCTGGTCACCTACCTGCTGTGGCCGGTCGGTATCCTGACCATCTACACCCAGCTGTTCGTCAACAACCCGACGTTCGGCCCGTCGCTGCGGCACGCGTTGTATGAACTGATCACCTTGGCCCCACAGTGGCCGGACGCGCTGAACACGTTGCGGCAGTTGCTGACCGGCGAGGAATTCCGGGAATCGCTGCTGCGGATGGTCGGCGCGCTGGTGCCGATGGTGCCCGAGGGCCTGGTGCTGATGACCTCGATCGCGTTCGCGGTCGGCGTCATCCGGTTGGGCCGCCGACAGTGCCTGGTCAACGAACTGCCCGCCATCGAGGGTCTGGCCCGCGTCGACGTGGTGTGTGCCGACAAGACCGGGACGCTGACCGAGAACGCCATGCGGCTGCACGAGACCGTCGTGCTCGACGACGGGCACAGCCGCCCGGAAACGGTGCTGTCGGCGATGGCTGCGGCCGACGCCTACCCCAACGCCAGCATGCAGGCCATCGCCGAGGCCGTGCCTGCGGCGCCGGGTTGGACCGAAACCGCCTCGGCCCCTTTCAAATCCGCCACCAAGTGGAGCGGCACGTCGTTCGGCTCGGACGGCAACTGGGTGATCGGCGCCCCCGACGTGCTGGCCGACCCCGGCTCCCCGGTGGCCGCCCGGGCCGAGGAGGTCGGGGCCCAGGGCTACCGGGTGCTGCTGCTGGGCGAGTCCGACCGCAGCGTCGACGCGCCCGACGCGCCCGGCGTCGTCACCCCCGTCGCGCTGGTGGTGCTGGACCAGAAGGTGCGCCCCGACGCCCGGGAGACCCTGGAGTACTTCGCCGAGCAGGACGTCACCGTCAAGGTCATCTCCGGCGACAACGCGGTATCAGTCGGTGCGGTCGCGGGATCCCTGGGCCTGCACGGCGAAACCCTCGATGCCCGCAAACTCCCCGAGGATTCCGCTGCGCTGGCCGAGGTACTGGAGGAGTACACCACCTTCGGCCGGGTCCGCCCCGACCAGAAACGCGCCATGGTCGGTGCGCTGCAATCCCGCGGGCACACCGTCGCGATGACCGGCGACGGGGTGAACGACGTGCTGGCCCTCAAGGACGCCGACATCGGCGTCGCCATGGGCTCGGGCAGCCCGGCCGCCCGGTCCGTCGCGCAGATCGTGTTGCTGGACAACAGGTTCGCCACCCTCCCGTATGTGGTGGGGGAGGGCCGACGGGTGATCGGCAACATCGAGCGGGTATCCACCCTGTTCCTGACCAAGACCGTGTACTCGGTGCTGCTGGCGTTGCTGGTCGGGCTGGTGGGCGTGGTGGCCAAGCTGTCCTCGACGGCACCCCTGCTGTTCCCGTTCCAGCCGATCCACATCACCATCGCGAACTGGTTCACCATCGGCGTCCCGGCGTTCATCCTGTCGCTGGCGCCCAATAACGAACGGGCCCATACCGGTTTCGTCCGTCGGGTGCTGGTGGCGGCGCTGCCGTCGGGACTGGTGGTGGGCCTGGCGACGTTCGGCAGCTACCTGGTGGCCTACCCCGGTGCGCACGCCGACGACGTCGCGCAGGAGCAGGCCTCGACGGCGGCGCTGATCACCCTGCTGATCTGCGCGTGGTGGGTGCTGGCCACGGTCGCCCGGCCCTATCAGTGGTGGCGGGTCGCGTTGGTCGCGGCCTGCGGATTGGCCTACGTGGTGATTTTTTCGCTGCCGTTCGCCCGGGAGTTGTTCCTGCTCGACCCGTCGAATCTGTGGCTGACGCTGGCCGGGGTCGGGATCGGGCTGTGCGGCGCGGCGGCGCTGGAGGCGCTGTGGTGGTGGCAGGGCCGGATGCTCGGGGAGACCCGCCGGTTGTGGCGTCAGGATCGGGGCCGCACAATGTCAGGGCACAGCGCGCCGGAGCACGGCGCGTAG
- a CDS encoding sensor histidine kinase — protein sequence MPLLSLRTIVIVAALAVIVTVLTIGTWVWIGITNEQHNQLDRRLDSVSSLGDVNALLRAAMDSNADEVAPKGNMVRTMRIGALPPVSVPAGVDLPALPSGYADTTIHGVPYRVRTFTTGQASIALGEPLEYTQQRIDEQHTRVILICGSVILGTFLVGGVMWLVMVNPFRLLAQQARAINAQSKPEDVQVRGVWEAVEISEAVEGMLARIGDEQARTKAALESARDFAAVSAHELRTPLTAMRTNLEVLSTLDLPEEQRHEVLDDVIRTQTRIETTLWALERLAQGELSTAEDQVPVDITDLLDRAAHDAMRIYPNLTVSLVPAPTVLMIGLPAGLRLAIDNAITNAVKHGNATEVQLSAVPSREGVEIAVDDNGSGIPEAERTVVFERFSRGSNASVSGSGLGLALVAQQAELHGGTASLGQSPLGGARLLLKLPGHPQARTDA from the coding sequence ATGCCGCTGCTGTCGCTGCGCACCATCGTGATCGTCGCGGCACTGGCCGTGATCGTGACAGTGCTGACCATAGGCACCTGGGTGTGGATCGGCATCACCAACGAGCAGCACAACCAACTGGACCGACGGCTCGACTCGGTCAGCAGCCTCGGCGACGTCAACGCCCTACTGCGCGCCGCGATGGACTCCAACGCCGACGAGGTCGCCCCCAAGGGAAACATGGTCCGCACCATGCGCATCGGGGCATTGCCTCCGGTGTCGGTGCCGGCCGGGGTGGACCTGCCGGCGCTGCCCAGCGGCTACGCCGACACCACCATCCACGGCGTGCCGTACCGGGTGCGGACCTTCACCACCGGGCAGGCGTCCATCGCCCTCGGTGAGCCACTGGAGTACACCCAGCAGCGCATCGATGAGCAGCACACCCGGGTCATCCTCATCTGCGGCAGCGTCATCTTGGGCACGTTCCTGGTCGGCGGCGTGATGTGGCTGGTGATGGTCAACCCGTTCCGGCTGCTGGCCCAGCAGGCGCGCGCCATCAACGCCCAGTCGAAACCCGAGGACGTGCAGGTCCGCGGCGTGTGGGAGGCCGTCGAGATCTCCGAGGCCGTGGAGGGCATGCTGGCGCGGATCGGCGACGAACAGGCCCGCACCAAGGCCGCGCTGGAGTCCGCGCGCGACTTCGCGGCGGTGTCGGCGCACGAACTGCGCACCCCGCTGACGGCGATGCGCACCAACCTGGAGGTGCTGTCCACGCTGGACCTGCCCGAGGAGCAGCGCCACGAGGTGCTCGACGACGTCATCCGGACCCAGACGCGGATCGAGACGACACTGTGGGCACTCGAGCGCCTCGCCCAGGGCGAGCTGTCCACCGCCGAGGACCAGGTGCCGGTCGACATCACCGACCTGCTGGACCGGGCCGCCCACGACGCCATGCGCATCTACCCGAACCTGACGGTGTCCCTGGTGCCGGCGCCGACGGTGCTGATGATCGGCCTGCCGGCCGGGTTGCGGCTGGCCATCGACAACGCCATCACCAATGCGGTCAAGCACGGCAACGCCACCGAGGTGCAGCTGTCGGCGGTGCCGTCACGCGAGGGTGTGGAGATCGCCGTCGACGACAACGGATCCGGTATACCGGAGGCCGAGCGCACCGTGGTGTTCGAGCGGTTCTCCCGCGGATCCAACGCCTCGGTGTCCGGCTCCGGGCTGGGCCTGGCGCTGGTGGCCCAGCAGGCTGAGCTGCACGGCGGCACCGCGTCGCTGGGCCAGAGCCCGCTCGGCGGTGCCCGCCTGCTGCTGAAACTGCCCGGGCACCCGCAGGCCCGGACCGATGCTTAG
- a CDS encoding MBL fold metallo-hydrolase, with protein MLGQAIRVVGGTAAVVTGGWALRALHGVPNALGAPPAEIDAVARGSANYRDGVFHNREPSTPLSISRAEAWKLVHDMFGGDSAHPEIPIVVPDPAQPAADLALTWYGHSSVLIEIDGYRILADPVWSERCSPSQSVGPRRLHPVPASLDSLPAIDAVIISHDHYDHLDVETIRALARSQNAQFFVPLGIGAHLRGWGIPGDRIVELDWDQGSRLAELNIVCTPARHFSGRFVTRNTTLWSSWAVIGPRHRVFFGGDTGYTEGFAAIGAEYGPFDLTLMPVGAYHPNWPDIHMNPEEAVRAHRDLSDDGLLTPIHWATFRLAPHPWAEPIERMLSAADARVTTAVPRPGQRVSAVDPIVAPRTDTWWRS; from the coding sequence ATGCTGGGCCAGGCGATCCGGGTCGTCGGCGGCACCGCGGCCGTTGTGACCGGCGGTTGGGCATTGCGGGCGCTGCACGGCGTGCCCAACGCCCTGGGAGCGCCCCCGGCCGAGATCGACGCCGTCGCCCGCGGCTCGGCGAACTACCGCGACGGCGTCTTCCACAACCGGGAGCCGTCCACACCGCTGAGCATCAGCCGCGCCGAGGCGTGGAAGCTCGTCCACGACATGTTCGGCGGCGACAGCGCGCACCCGGAGATCCCCATCGTGGTGCCCGACCCGGCGCAACCGGCCGCTGACCTGGCGCTGACCTGGTACGGCCACTCCTCGGTCTTGATCGAGATCGACGGCTACCGGATCCTGGCCGACCCGGTGTGGAGCGAGCGGTGCTCGCCGTCGCAGTCGGTCGGCCCGCGCCGGCTGCACCCGGTGCCCGCCTCGCTGGACTCGCTGCCGGCCATCGACGCGGTGATCATCAGCCACGACCACTACGACCACCTCGACGTCGAGACCATCCGGGCCCTGGCCCGCAGCCAGAACGCGCAGTTCTTCGTGCCGCTGGGCATCGGCGCGCATCTGCGCGGCTGGGGCATTCCCGGCGACCGGATCGTCGAACTGGACTGGGACCAGGGATCGCGGTTGGCCGAGCTCAACATCGTGTGCACCCCGGCGCGGCACTTCTCCGGGCGGTTCGTCACCCGCAACACCACCCTGTGGTCGTCGTGGGCGGTGATCGGCCCGCGCCACCGGGTGTTCTTCGGCGGAGACACCGGCTACACCGAGGGATTCGCCGCCATCGGCGCCGAGTACGGGCCGTTCGATCTGACCCTGATGCCCGTCGGGGCTTATCACCCGAACTGGCCGGACATCCACATGAACCCGGAGGAGGCGGTGCGCGCACACCGCGACCTCAGCGACGACGGGCTGTTGACCCCGATCCACTGGGCGACGTTCCGGCTGGCGCCGCACCCCTGGGCGGAACCGATCGAACGGATGCTCAGCGCCGCCGACGCCCGGGTGACGACGGCCGTGCCGCGGCCGGGCCAGCGGGTGTCGGCCGTCGACCCGATCGTCGCACCCCGCACCGACACCTGGTGGCGTTCGTGA
- a CDS encoding carboxyl transferase domain-containing protein, with protein sequence MSRISAEELLDAVLDPGSFVSWDEPPVQVPVDEQYAAELAAAREATGLDESVRTGAGTVFGRPVAAIACEFDFLAGSIGVAAAERVTTAVQRATAERLPLLASPASGGTRMQEGTVAFLQMVKITAAVTRHKAAHLPYLVYLRHPTTGGVFASWGSLGHITVAEPGALIGFLGPRVYEQLYGHPFPPGVQTAENLQRHGVVDAVLPPAALRGALDRALAVIEDAPGTPPVAEPAEAQPAPPAWDSVLASRRADRPGVDQLLRTADGFVLLSGTGRGESGTTVLALARFAGQPVVLLGQRRVAGGLTGPAALREARRGMALAEGLALPLVLVIDTAGPALSKEAEEGGLAGEIARCLADLVTLDVPTVSVLMGQGSGGPALAMVPADRVLAARHGWLAPLPPEGASAIVFRGTAHAPELAAAQGIRSADLLRNGIVDVVVGEYPDAADEPEEFLRRLGDAIATELAGLRTVDPADRMAARFQRYRRIGL encoded by the coding sequence ATGAGCCGGATCAGCGCGGAGGAACTGCTCGACGCGGTCTTGGACCCGGGATCGTTCGTCAGCTGGGACGAGCCGCCGGTCCAGGTGCCCGTCGACGAGCAGTACGCCGCGGAGCTGGCCGCCGCGCGGGAGGCCACCGGTCTCGACGAATCGGTGCGCACGGGTGCGGGCACGGTGTTCGGGCGGCCAGTGGCGGCGATCGCCTGCGAATTCGATTTCCTGGCCGGCTCGATCGGGGTGGCCGCCGCCGAACGCGTCACCACGGCCGTCCAGCGCGCCACCGCCGAGCGCCTGCCGCTGCTGGCCTCCCCCGCCTCCGGCGGCACCCGCATGCAGGAGGGCACCGTCGCCTTCCTGCAGATGGTCAAGATCACCGCGGCGGTCACCCGGCACAAGGCCGCCCACCTGCCGTATCTGGTGTACCTGCGCCATCCCACCACCGGCGGGGTGTTCGCCTCCTGGGGATCGCTGGGGCACATCACCGTCGCCGAGCCGGGCGCGTTGATCGGCTTCCTCGGGCCGCGGGTGTACGAGCAGCTCTACGGTCACCCGTTCCCGCCCGGGGTGCAGACGGCGGAGAACCTGCAGCGCCACGGCGTCGTCGACGCGGTGTTGCCGCCGGCGGCGCTGCGCGGGGCACTGGACCGTGCGCTGGCGGTGATCGAGGACGCGCCGGGCACACCGCCGGTCGCCGAACCGGCCGAGGCCCAGCCCGCCCCACCGGCCTGGGATTCGGTGCTGGCGTCACGACGTGCCGACCGCCCCGGCGTCGACCAGCTGCTGCGCACCGCCGACGGCTTCGTGCTGCTGTCGGGGACCGGCCGGGGCGAGTCGGGCACCACGGTGCTGGCGTTGGCCCGGTTCGCCGGCCAGCCGGTGGTGCTGCTGGGCCAGCGCCGGGTGGCCGGCGGCCTGACCGGCCCGGCCGCGCTGCGCGAAGCCCGTCGGGGCATGGCGCTGGCCGAGGGGCTGGCCCTGCCGCTGGTGCTGGTGATCGACACCGCCGGGCCCGCGCTGTCGAAGGAGGCCGAGGAGGGCGGACTGGCCGGGGAGATCGCCCGCTGCCTGGCCGACCTGGTGACCCTCGACGTGCCGACGGTCAGCGTGCTGATGGGCCAGGGCAGCGGCGGTCCCGCGCTGGCGATGGTGCCCGCCGACCGGGTGCTGGCCGCCCGGCACGGCTGGCTGGCGCCGCTGCCGCCAGAGGGAGCCAGCGCCATCGTCTTCCGAGGCACCGCGCACGCCCCCGAGCTGGCCGCGGCCCAGGGCATCCGGTCGGCCGATCTGTTGCGCAACGGGATCGTCGACGTCGTCGTCGGTGAATACCCCGACGCCGCCGACGAACCGGAGGAGTTCCTGCGGCGACTCGGTGATGCCATCGCCACGGAGCTGGCGGGGCTGCGCACCGTCGACCCCGCCGACCGGATGGCCGCCCGGTTCCAGCGGTACCGCCGCATCGGGCTGTAA
- a CDS encoding FKBP-type peptidyl-prolyl cis-trans isomerase, which yields MATKPEIEFPDGPAPTELVIEDLVIGDGPEAVPGGQVEVHYVGVEFDTGDEFDSSWNRGESIQFPLRGLIQGWQEGIPGMRVGGRRKLTIPPALAYGPAGSGHRLGGKTLIFVIDLLGVR from the coding sequence ATGGCGACAAAACCTGAGATTGAGTTCCCCGACGGCCCGGCACCGACCGAGCTGGTGATCGAGGACCTGGTGATCGGCGACGGGCCCGAAGCGGTCCCGGGCGGGCAGGTCGAGGTGCACTACGTCGGCGTCGAGTTCGACACCGGCGACGAGTTCGACAGCTCCTGGAACCGGGGCGAGTCGATCCAGTTCCCGCTGCGCGGCCTGATCCAGGGCTGGCAGGAGGGCATTCCGGGGATGCGCGTCGGCGGCCGCCGCAAGCTCACCATCCCGCCGGCACTGGCCTACGGGCCGGCCGGATCCGGGCACCGGCTCGGCGGCAAGACGCTGATCTTCGTCATCGACCTGCTCGGCGTGCGCTAA
- a CDS encoding enoyl-CoA hydratase codes for MIGLSRDGNVLTIEMQRPERRNALNGALVDGVREAIEGASLADTRAIVLTGAGTVFSAGADLSDAEGVAKELPDKAIALNLAIDACPIPVIAALNGPAIGAGVIIAMICDLRVAVDSVYFQFPIAKYGLALDNWSIRRLVSLVGHGRARGMLIAAERLALDTALLTGMVNRTGTLADAQAWAAEIAAHAPLSMAHSKRVLNDDGAFDTVRGEHTRMFNKAWSSPDVLEAQIARFEKRPPKFHGA; via the coding sequence ATGATCGGTTTGAGCCGCGACGGCAATGTCCTGACCATCGAAATGCAACGCCCGGAGCGGCGCAACGCCCTCAACGGCGCGCTTGTCGACGGTGTGCGCGAGGCGATCGAAGGCGCCTCTCTGGCCGACACCCGGGCGATCGTGCTGACCGGCGCCGGCACCGTGTTCAGCGCCGGCGCCGACCTGTCCGACGCCGAGGGCGTGGCCAAGGAACTCCCCGACAAGGCGATCGCCCTGAACCTGGCCATCGATGCCTGCCCGATCCCGGTGATCGCCGCGCTCAACGGCCCGGCCATCGGCGCCGGCGTCATCATTGCCATGATCTGCGATCTGCGGGTCGCCGTCGACAGCGTCTACTTCCAGTTCCCGATCGCCAAATACGGTCTGGCGCTGGATAACTGGAGCATCCGGAGGCTCGTCTCACTGGTCGGGCACGGTCGGGCCCGGGGCATGCTGATCGCCGCCGAACGCCTCGCCCTGGACACCGCGCTGCTGACCGGCATGGTCAACCGCACCGGCACCCTGGCCGACGCGCAGGCCTGGGCCGCCGAGATCGCCGCCCACGCCCCGCTGTCCATGGCGCACTCCAAGCGCGTCCTCAACGACGACGGCGCCTTCGACACCGTCCGCGGCGAGCACACCCGGATGTTCAACAAGGCCTGGTCCAGCCCGGACGTGCTGGAGGCCCAGATCGCCCGGTTCGAGAAGCGCCCGCCGAAGTTCCACGGCGCCTGA